From the Nostoc sp. PCC 7107 genome, the window CAGACGACCATTTAAGATTTTTGCGTCGAACTATTCCCAACGGAGGTTTTGAGATTATGTTTGAACCACCAGATGATGTAAGAGAAGAAAAAAGGAGTCTAAATTAGGCTCCTAAAAAATTTGGGGTAAAAGGGCAGTTAGAAACCGCGTCTACACAGGCAAAACCCACCTCCGTGGGTTTCAAAAATTCAATTTTTCCTTAGTCCGCGAAGGCGGACTTTGTTTGTGTAGCCGCGAATTCTATTCGCCCTGGCTCTAATTTGACTACACAAATCAGGTCACACCAAAAACGATCACTAAGCCTAAAACTGCACCAAACACAATCAAGGCATAGAATTGAACGCGACCGTTTTCTAAATATTTCAACCCTTCGCCGCTGACTAGGGTGAAAAAGCCTGTCAAGTTGACAGCACCATCAACAACGCGGAAGTCAACCTCCATGACTTGTCTAGCTAGGCGACGCAAGCCAAGGACGAAGACGCGATGGTAAATGTCATCAAAGTACCACTTGTTGAGGGATAGTTCGTACAGAGGTTTGATTTTAGCAGCGATCGCAGCGGGGTCAATTTTCCCGCGCAAGTACATCAAGGAAGCTAAGGTAATCCCAATCAAGGAAATCCCCACTGAAGCCCCCGCCATAATATAAAATTCCGTCGGGTCGAACTCGGCGGCTTTTTCTAGAACTTCGGTGAGAGTTTCGTTGGGTGAGTAAATAAATTCCTCAAAGTAATTGGCAAAGGGAGTCCCCACCAAACCAATCAAAATCGAAGGCACGGCCAGCACTACTAATGGTAATGTCATTGTCCACGGTGATTCATGGGGAGAATCGCTGTGATGACCATGAGAATCATGATGGTCTCCTGTGGCAGCTAACTCACCGTGTTTCATTGCCCCAGGTCCAAAATTCGGGGCTGGTTCGGCGGTTTGTAATTCGAGAATGATTGTCGATGCTTTTTTCAGCTTGTCTTTGATTTTCTCGTCATTTCCCCGGAATTTGCCTTCAAATGTCATGAAATACATTCTGAACATATAGAAAGCAGTAATACCAGCCGTTAGCCAGCCAATAATCCACAGAAATGGGTTGGCCTCAAATGCCTTACCGAGAATTTCATCTTTTGACCAAAAACCAGCAAAAGGAGGCATCCCGGAAATGGCCAAGCAACCAATCAAGAAGGTTGTAGCTGTGACGGGCATATATTTCCGCAGTTTACCCATCAGCCGCATATCCTGGGCTAAAGCAGGGTCATGACCGACGACTCCTTCCATCCCATGAATCACAGAACCAGAACCTAAAAACAGCATCGCCTTGAAATAAGCGTGAGTCATCAGGTGGAACAAGCCAGCACTGTAAGCGCCTACTCCCATCGCCATCACCATGTAACCCAATTGGGAAATGGTGGAGTATGCCAAGCCTTTTTTGATGTCGTTCTGCGTAATCGCAATTGTCGCCCCTAAAAACGCTGTAAATGCCCCAGTAAAGGCAATGACGTTCATGGCGGCGGGTACGTGTTCAAAAACAGGGTACATCCGGGCAACGAGGAATACACCTGCTGCCACCATTGTGGCGGCGTGGATTAAGGCAGAAATGGGTGTCGGGCCTTCCATCGCGTCTGGTAGCCAGACATGGAGGGGGAATTGTGCCGATTTTGCCACTGGGCCTAAGAAAACCAAAATTGCAAACAGAACTGCGAGAAAATTGCTAATTGTACCTGATTGCACTAGTTGAGCGAGGCGATCGCCCATGATATGAAAGTCGAAACTGCCGGTTGCCCAAAACAGTCCCAAAATACCGAGTAATAGACCAAAGTCACCGACTCGGTTGGTGACAAATGCTTTTTGACAGGCATCTGCCGCTGACTTGCGATCGTACCAAAAGCCGACCAGCAAGTAGGAACACATCCCCACCAGTTCCCAGAAGATATAAATTTGCACTAAGTTGGGGCTGATCACCAGACCCAACATTGAGGAGCCGAATAAGCTCAGATAAGCGTAAAACCTTACATATCCTGGATCATGTGCCATGTAGCCATCGGTGTAGACCATGACTAGAAAGGCTACGGTTGTCACAATTACCAGCATGAGGGCAGTTAGATGGTCAATAGTGTAGCCCATGCTCAGGTGAAAATTCCCGGCTGCGGCCCATTCCAAGGTACGAAGATAAGTCGGATGTCCTTGAATTTGACTCCAGAGCAAGGCAAACGACAAACCCATCGCTGCTCCCATCAAGGAGATAATCAACACAGCGTTGAGTTGTCTTAGGCTGTTAGTCACCTGATTTATCGAAATTAATCCCAAACCGACCAGCATTGCCCCTAACAGAGGGAATACTGGAATCAGCCAGGCATATTCATAGATTGCTTCCATCACTGACGCGTAATTTTAGAATTCTTGACTAGCTTAGGACAGTTTTGCGGCGGCTGTCCTCCGCAGGCAACTGTCCAGGTTGGAACTGTTAATAATTGTGACACACACCCCTGATGATAAAATACCCCACTCAAGTGTGATTGGGTGGGGTAATTAAGCATGGTTTTAGATTTAGTCAAAAGTCCATAGTCAACAGTGCATAGTTAACAATAAAAATTATTAACCATTGACTATTGACTCATATTATGCAGTACGACATTCTAAATCTGCTGTTTGGGGATGGTTGTATGTTTTAGAACGTTTGGTGTAGGTGAGCTTGATTTCTTCTAACGCCAGACGTAAATCGTCTCTACCACGAAAACCTTCTAGGCGATGTCGGATAATTCCGTTTTCTACTAAAAGTAAAGTGGGTAGTGACTTGAGACGATAAGTATTAGATAGTTGGAAGTTTTCATCAGCATTAACCCCCACCAATTTAATTTGCTCTCCGCATTGAGATTTAAATTGCAACAATAAAGGGTGAATAATGCGGCATAAGCCGCACCAAGGTGCTTCAAAATTCACTAAAACAGGTACTGGAGATTCTAAAACTTCTTGAGTAAATGTCTGCTCACTAACCGACAACACCATGATGCCTCGAAAATTATAGGGTTTTAATATCAAACTAGCTATCAGCAGGGAGAATTGCCAACCCAGTCAGTACCCATCTATGAATCAGCATTCAGGATTAAGATGATTCAAAAATTTCTTCTGCTTTGATTTTAACTCTGATAAAAAAGCCAGCGCGATTGTCACATTGGCATTTTGATTTTTTAACTCCTGATTGCTGCTGCGATAGAGGGCGTTGAAAATGCTGTGCCATTAAATTCTCAACCAAAGTATTTGATCAGCGACTTACCACTACATGAAGATCAAACTGGCTAAGTTTACCCCCACTGACAACTAGTTGATTTGATTCTATATTGATTTGGGAGCAATTGATAAGTGGAAATTTTCATTCACTCAGATTTTTTGTTGATGGCAGGGATCAGCAAAAATCACCATCCTATCTTACTAGTTCCTACTATCAATAGTGGATGTGACCACCAAAGCAGACCGACAAAAATTACTACCCCTAAATAAGCCGGACGAATAAATTCCTGCCATAAGATAGATTGACGACCATCAATAATTGCCTTAAAAGGCATGATAGAAGTTCTTTGCTTCACAAGTTCAAAAGCTTCGCCGTAACGTTGGGATAAACGGCGATCGCCATGCCAAACTCCAAATAAGTGATGTAATACTAATCCCAGAGATGTTACCAGAGTAAAACTAGTCCCTAGCCACAGACTATGGGCAATACACCAAATAACTTGTCCTACCATCTGGGGATGACGGGTAATGCGGATAATGCCCGTTTCGTACAGATGGACTTGGGGCTTTTGAATAGCCGCAATTTCTAGTAGATTGAAGGTGGCAGGATACAAAAACAAAAACGAAATTGCTGACAACACCCAAACTACAGCCTTTACCCCTGGTAATCCCTGTACCTGCCAAATTTGCCAGCCATCATAGCGGTGATTAAAAAAGTAAATAATTAAGATGACAGCCAACGGTAAACTAACTAATGCAAATAAAATGCGATAAAGCCTTGCTCCTATATGCTTCTCAGCCAATGGACGTAGAGCAGCCCCGCCACTGTGGGCGATCGCAAAAGCAAATTGTAACCCCAACATGACAAAATGACTGGGAGTAAACCAAGGATCGGGCATCGTAGACATGGGTGAAGTTATTTAAACAAAAGTTAATACAGTACAACCAATAACACAAAGTATTCAACAGGGGATTTGAGCAAAGATGCAATATTAGCGTCTTTTTTAAGTCAAGTCTTCAATTTTTAAGATGCAATAAATCATCTCTCACTTTTTCGTGATGAAATCGGATTTATTGCCAAAGTTGCTCCTTTCAAAGTTTGTGGGTTGAGCCTTATGTCTGACCTTCCTTTCACTTTAGATCAGTTACGTATCCTAAAAGCGATCGCTGTAGAAGGGAGCTTCAAGCGTGCTGCTGATAGCCTGTATGTCTCCCAACCTGCCGTTAGTTTGCAAGTGCAGAATCTGGAACGGCAACTGGATGTTCCCTTATTTGACCGTGGTGGCCGTCGCGCACAATTAACCGAAGCAGGGCATCTACTTTTAAGTTACGGCGAAAAAATCCTCAGTTTGTGTCAAGAAACTTGTCGCGCCATTGAGGATCTA encodes:
- a CDS encoding NAD(P)H-quinone oxidoreductase subunit 5, with translation MEAIYEYAWLIPVFPLLGAMLVGLGLISINQVTNSLRQLNAVLIISLMGAAMGLSFALLWSQIQGHPTYLRTLEWAAAGNFHLSMGYTIDHLTALMLVIVTTVAFLVMVYTDGYMAHDPGYVRFYAYLSLFGSSMLGLVISPNLVQIYIFWELVGMCSYLLVGFWYDRKSAADACQKAFVTNRVGDFGLLLGILGLFWATGSFDFHIMGDRLAQLVQSGTISNFLAVLFAILVFLGPVAKSAQFPLHVWLPDAMEGPTPISALIHAATMVAAGVFLVARMYPVFEHVPAAMNVIAFTGAFTAFLGATIAITQNDIKKGLAYSTISQLGYMVMAMGVGAYSAGLFHLMTHAYFKAMLFLGSGSVIHGMEGVVGHDPALAQDMRLMGKLRKYMPVTATTFLIGCLAISGMPPFAGFWSKDEILGKAFEANPFLWIIGWLTAGITAFYMFRMYFMTFEGKFRGNDEKIKDKLKKASTIILELQTAEPAPNFGPGAMKHGELAATGDHHDSHGHHSDSPHESPWTMTLPLVVLAVPSILIGLVGTPFANYFEEFIYSPNETLTEVLEKAAEFDPTEFYIMAGASVGISLIGITLASLMYLRGKIDPAAIAAKIKPLYELSLNKWYFDDIYHRVFVLGLRRLARQVMEVDFRVVDGAVNLTGFFTLVSGEGLKYLENGRVQFYALIVFGAVLGLVIVFGVT
- a CDS encoding co-chaperone YbbN, with the translated sequence MVLSVSEQTFTQEVLESPVPVLVNFEAPWCGLCRIIHPLLLQFKSQCGEQIKLVGVNADENFQLSNTYRLKSLPTLLLVENGIIRHRLEGFRGRDDLRLALEEIKLTYTKRSKTYNHPQTADLECRTA
- a CDS encoding NnrU family protein, which codes for MPDPWFTPSHFVMLGLQFAFAIAHSGGAALRPLAEKHIGARLYRILFALVSLPLAVILIIYFFNHRYDGWQIWQVQGLPGVKAVVWVLSAISFLFLYPATFNLLEIAAIQKPQVHLYETGIIRITRHPQMVGQVIWCIAHSLWLGTSFTLVTSLGLVLHHLFGVWHGDRRLSQRYGEAFELVKQRTSIMPFKAIIDGRQSILWQEFIRPAYLGVVIFVGLLWWSHPLLIVGTSKIGW